The Aerococcus loyolae genome contains the following window.
CTCACAATTTATGTTGATTATTGATACCATGCAATATAGTGTCAATTCAGCCTATGTGCCTTGGTTCTATAGCTTGATGGATCTGGGTGGTCAGCACAAGAAAAAAGCCATTCAATTTGCAGACGTTTTGAGTCGGATTTATCTAATCATTAGTTTGGGAATGTCCTTATTTATTAAGGAGGTTGTTCAAATTTTTATTGCTGATGGTTATTTACTGGCTTGGACTTTAGTTCCTATCATACTGGTGGCTTATCAAATTCGTTCAGTCTACCTCTTCTACGTCAATACACTCTTCTATAATACCAAGGCTACCAGATATATTTTTATTGCTACCCTGTCAGGGAGTTTACTAAGTGTCTTGTTAACTGCAACACTGACCCAGTACCTAGGACTCTTAACCCCAGCCATCGTGCTTTTAATCCAATGGACCGTAATCGCAATCATTATTTATGTCCTATCCAGAAAAATTGAACCCGTCAATTTTAAAATCAAAAATATGTTGCTTTATATTGCTATATTAGTTCTGGTAAGCGCTGTGGGTTTGTTTTATGATATTACCCACCCAACTGGACCACTGATTTGGCAAAATCTTCTCTATAAGATTGTTCTCTACCTAGTGACTACTTTCGTACTCATCTATAGAGAAATCCCTACCATAAAGTCCTTGTTCACTGATTTTATTGGCAAAAAATTAAATTCAGGAGATTAGATTAATGAAACATGCAATTGTTGCTTGGACGCCGCTCCATATTATCAATAGCCTTAATATCTGGAAAAATTGCCTGCCTGAAGAAGAGCTGACCCTTTTCATCTATAACGAATTCGCTAACGCTGATTTATTAATTGATATAAGCAGGAAGCTAGCCCAGGGCTTAGAAGTGATTAAAATCAATCACCAGAATTTAGGCGGAAAATTGGCGAAAATCTCACGTCTTTATTGGAATAAGAACTTGATCCCTCTTGATGATTTTGACCATATTTATTTACCGGGGGATAATTATTTTGGCCGCCTTCTTTATAGCAGTCTCGCTGCTAAAGATCATGCTTTTCACTTGCATTATTATGAAGACGGTATGGGGATTTATCTGGGCGCCAAACCTTTAGAAATCAAAAATGCCAACGATGCCTTGCAAATGAAATTGAATAAGCATTCTATTTTTCATGCCCAATGGGAAAATTGTTATGCCTACCAACCAGACTTGGTGCAGTGGCATGATTTCTCAGGAAATTTAATAAGAATACCTGCTCTTGACCAAAATAATCCTGCTTTTCCCTTGATCAAGGCAATTTTTTCTCAAGCCTATGATGAAGAAATGAGCCAAGTGACTGAGGGAAGTGTCATTTATTTTGATCAGCCCTTCAAAAAAGATGGGGCACAAATCGATGAATTGACCTTGTTTAACCACTTAAAAGCCATATGTGATTCCTTAAATATTAGGATTTACGTGAAGTTACACCCTCGCTCTGAAGCAAATAAATATGGGCGGGTGAATTATTTACAAACTACCATGCCTTGGGAAACCTTTCTCTTATTTGTAGACCATTCCCACTTGACCTTAGCCGCAGTGAATTCAACCGCGGTATTTTCACCTTATTTACTCTATCAACAAAGGATGCCGATTATTATGTTGGCCGGTCTGGTTGATCATGCTATTGGTAAAAGGGTTGATGAGTCAACTAAAAAAATCCTAACCAACAGTTTGTCTATGGCTAAAAATTTTAAGGAAATTTATGGACCTTTGTTACAGGTGCCTGAAAACAGCAAGCAGTTAGAAGACTTATTATATGAGATTAAAATTAAAGGAGATCAATAGCTCAATGAAAGAATATGCTAATAAAATCTTTTCAATAATTAATAATGTTCATTTATTTAAAATAATTACTTTGATTATTAATCTTATATATGCAGTTCCTAGCAGTTTTGATATCGAGAACGTTCCCATGAAGATTGTTTTTGTCTGGGGAATTTACTTATTGGCTAAGGACTTCTTGACCAGGCGAATAATGTTTAAGCAAAAGTTTTGGCCTTTTTTATTTGCCTTTTTAATCTCTTTTGCGATTTCGGTCCTCTTGAATCTGACTTATCAATTCCCTGATTCAGCGATTAACTGGTTTTATGTGGCCCAAACTTTCTTCCTGATCTATGCCTTTAATCCTAGTGAAGATTACCAAACAAGTAAAAAATGGATGGCAAGATTTAACGACATCTTTATCGGTATCGTTTGCTTTTTGGGTTTTGTTTCCCTATTACTCTTTGCCTTTCACATTCGCTACTGGGTTTTAGATGGTACTGGGATTAATTGGATGCGGCAAGGTTTTACTGAAAATCGTCTATTTGGCCTTTACACCAGTCCTAACATGGGGTCGATTATTGGTGTGTTAAGTGTTGTAGCTAGTTTAATGAATAATATCTTGAAACGATCAAGTTGGAAGAGTTTCCAGCCTTTCTATGTTTTTAACGCCATTATTCAATATTTATATTTTGTCCTAGCTAGTTCGCGGGGCACCACGCTAACGCTCTTGACTGCTGGCTTAGTCATCACCTGCTATGTGATTTATCGGCTTTTTGTTAGACATCAAGCTAGCTTTAAAAGTCTGGGTAAGGTGATTCTCGGAGCGGGACTGGGGCTCTTTCTCTTTGTCGCTGTGGAGCATCAGGCGGAAAGTATTTTAGCCTATATTCCGGCAACGACCCAAACAGCCGCCCGCTTAGTT
Protein-coding sequences here:
- a CDS encoding polysialyltransferase family glycosyltransferase, which produces MKHAIVAWTPLHIINSLNIWKNCLPEEELTLFIYNEFANADLLIDISRKLAQGLEVIKINHQNLGGKLAKISRLYWNKNLIPLDDFDHIYLPGDNYFGRLLYSSLAAKDHAFHLHYYEDGMGIYLGAKPLEIKNANDALQMKLNKHSIFHAQWENCYAYQPDLVQWHDFSGNLIRIPALDQNNPAFPLIKAIFSQAYDEEMSQVTEGSVIYFDQPFKKDGAQIDELTLFNHLKAICDSLNIRIYVKLHPRSEANKYGRVNYLQTTMPWETFLLFVDHSHLTLAAVNSTAVFSPYLLYQQRMPIIMLAGLVDHAIGKRVDESTKKILTNSLSMAKNFKEIYGPLLQVPENSKQLEDLLYEIKIKGDQ
- a CDS encoding O-antigen ligase family protein, producing the protein MKEYANKIFSIINNVHLFKIITLIINLIYAVPSSFDIENVPMKIVFVWGIYLLAKDFLTRRIMFKQKFWPFLFAFLISFAISVLLNLTYQFPDSAINWFYVAQTFFLIYAFNPSEDYQTSKKWMARFNDIFIGIVCFLGFVSLLLFAFHIRYWVLDGTGINWMRQGFTENRLFGLYTSPNMGSIIGVLSVVASLMNNILKRSSWKSFQPFYVFNAIIQYLYFVLASSRGTTLTLLTAGLVITCYVIYRLFVRHQASFKSLGKVILGAGLGLFLFVAVEHQAESILAYIPATTQTAARLVTGEISWSDLRHGESKAGGNKSSVIAPVSIQHDEGDAEVSAGRFTIWQAGIKAAAQNFLFGLSDIDLYRNIKDQEATAQVDMTKLTTLDRSEIKRARGNMHNTYIAVFTKAGFVGLIIIAAFALCYLIYHVGYLMTAKVDFSDANNQLYALILVTIIALLAEDMVENHILLANRDTIGLIFWTYAGFLNVHRSQLQARKSQAINKDLKSKFINIISPY